A section of the Ovis canadensis isolate MfBH-ARS-UI-01 breed Bighorn chromosome 1, ARS-UI_OviCan_v2, whole genome shotgun sequence genome encodes:
- the LOC138445604 gene encoding glutathione S-transferase Mu 1-like, giving the protein MPMILGYWDIRGLAHAIRLLLEYTDTNYEERQYSMGDAPDYDRSQWLNEKFKLGLDFPNLPYLIDGTHKLTQSNAILRYIARKHNMCGETEEEMIRVDILENQVMDVRFAMIRICYSPDFEKLKPGFLKEIPEKIKLFSEFLGKRPWFAGDKLTYVDFLVYDVLDMHRIFEPKCLDAFPNLRDFISHFEGLKKISAYMKSSRFLPGPLFLKLAVWGNK; this is encoded by the exons ATGCCCATGATTCTGGGTTACTGGGACATCCGCGGG CTGGCCCATGCCATCCGCCTTCTCCTGGAGTACACAGACACAAACTATGAGGAGAGACAGTACTCGATGGGAGATG CTCCTGACTATGACAGAAGCCAGTGGCTGAATGAAAAATTCAAGCTGGGCCTGGACTTCCCCAAT CTGCCCTACTTAATCGATGGGACTCACAAGCTCACCCAGAGCAACGCCATCCTTCGGTACATTGCTCGCAAGCACAACATGT gtggggagacagaggaggagatgattcGTGTGGACATTTTGGAGAACCAGGTTATGGATGTCCGCTTTGCTATGATCAGGATCTGCTATAGCCCTGACTTT GAGAAACTGAAGCCCGGTTTCTTGAAGGAGATCCCTGAAAAGATCAAGCTGTTCTCAGAGTTTCTGGGGAAGAGGCCTTGGTTTGCAGGGGACAAG CTCACCTATGTGGATTTCCTGGTTTATGACGTCCTTGACATGCACCGCATATTTGAGCCCAAGTGCCTGGACGCTTTCCCAAACCTGAGAGACTTCATCTCTCATTTTGAG GGCCTGAAGAAGATCTCTGCCTACATGAAGTCCAGCCGCTTCCTCCCAGGCCCTCTGTTCCTGAAGCTTGCTGTGTGGGGCAACAAGTAG
- the LOC138445585 gene encoding glutathione S-transferase Mu 1, which yields MPMILGYWDIRGLAHAIRLLLEYTDTNYEERQYSMGDAPDYDRSQWLNEKFKLGLDFPNLPYLIDGTHKLTQSNAILRYIARKHNMCGETEEEMIRVDILENQVMDVHLAMARICYSPDFEKLKPGFLKEIPEKIKLFSEFLGKRPWFAGDKLTYVDFLVYDVLDMHRIFEPKCLDAFPNLKDFISRFEGLKKISAYMKSSRFLPSPLFQKLAVWGNK from the exons ATGCCCATGATTCTGGGTTACTGGGACATCCGCGGG CTGGCCCATGCCATCCGCCTTCTCCTGGAGTACACAGACACAAACTATGAGGAGAGACAGTACTCGATGGGAGATG CTCCTGACTATGACAGAAGCCAGTGGCTGAATGAAAAATTCAAGCTGGGCCTGGACTTCCCCAAT CTGCCCTACTTAATCGATGGGACTCACAAGCTCACCCAGAGCAATGCCATCCTTCGGTACATCGCTCGCAAGCACAACATGT gtggggagacagaggaggagatgattcGTGTGGACATTTTGGAGAACCAGGTTATGGATGTCCACTTGGCCATGGCCAGGATCTGCTACAGCCCCGACTTT GAGAAACTGAAGCCCGGTTTCTTGAAGGAGATCCCTGAAAAGATCAAGCTGTTCTCAGAGTTTCTGGGGAAGAGGCCTTGGTTTGCAGGGGACAAG CTCACCTATGTGGATTTCTTGGTTTACGACGTCCTTGACATGCACCGCATATTTGAGCCCAAGTGCCTGGACGCGTTCCCAAACCTGAAAGACTTCATCTCTCGTTTTGAG GGCCTGAAGAAGATCTCTGCCTACATGAAGTCCAGCCGCTTCCTCCCAAGCCCTCTGTTCCAGAAGCTTGCCGTGTGGGGCAACAAGTAG